The Epinephelus lanceolatus isolate andai-2023 chromosome 11, ASM4190304v1, whole genome shotgun sequence genome window below encodes:
- the gtf2ird1 gene encoding general transcription factor II-I repeat domain-containing protein 1 isoform X1 has product MAQMRKLACDGIRTNSRGDPQAPLVSARQEILTSLVSALDSVCMAMSKLNAEVACVTVHEDSVIAVGTDKGRVFLNSRREIQTDFYKFCRGPCLQNLTTANAHTKDQEGDLSKPSKDGEHGKPRAPSDAQSNIFVLRKMVEEVFTVLYSEAVGKSSLVPVPYEWIQKDPSCVVAHGLPEGVTLKKPSEYDTKTLMKILEQSHRIQFTVKRPAEDLSREAKSSTDVNHNSSTTVITPSSHGPGKTTAQVVTSSSPATSSNSVLSNFLYGMPMSSKPHPDGKLDFKPMSLLNLGKDRLANWTVGTDKISTSVKDCANNDETTRLPGEQGQSPPGIHISKRLLFSIVHEKSEKWDSFIRETEDINTLRECVQILFNSRYAEALGLDHMVPVPYRKIACDPGAVEIIGIPDQIPFKRPCTYGVPKLKRILDERHGIRFIVKRMFDERIFTAAGKIAREEGKHDLGSMPEDSFLDNLSIPPTTAELVSNPHSSRSASACVSPLADCEAGPSGDCIPLKRIKTEPPDGEIIQVTVPDAGTSGEEASESVAEPVAAAAAAAACPATASPSAPSVPPAPSAPHHQMENHAAEALSPSAASQSIRRSSEAGSLVEDIGEMILQLRRQVESIFSIKYAEALGLPEPAKVPYSKFQMYPEDLCVTGLPEGISLRRPNCFGAAKLRKILAASSQIQFVIKRPELLTEQVKQELPSMPICDSELDAKDATPVTDDTAAISKRPGFSECLESKLSRIDLANTLREQVQDLFNRKYGEALGIKYPVQVPYKRIKNNPDSVIIEGLPPGIPFRKPCTFGSQNLERILAVADKISFTITRPFQGLIPKPAPRRVTLLKKAYASISDDDDINRMGEKVVLREQVKELFNKKYGEALGLDRSVVVPYKLIRGSPESVEVSGLPDDIPFRNPNTYDIVCLEKILQAADKITFNIKSQLQPFAEICSQACNTVGTDASTNRRKRKRVQESNRVPASSDLGISTNQIPVMQWPMYMVDYSGVNVQVPGKVNY; this is encoded by the exons ATGGCTCAGATGAGGAAGCTGGCATGCGATGGCATCAGGACAAACTCCCGGGGCGACCCACAGGCCCCGCTGGTGTCAGCCAGACAGGAGATCCTCACCAGCCTGGTGTCTGCCCTCGACTCAGTG TGCATGGCGATGTCTAAGCTCAATGCTGAGGTGGCGTGTGTCACCGTGCACGAAGACAGTGTGATTGCTGTCGGCACAGATAAGGGCAGAGTGTTTCTCAACTCCAGGAGGGAAATCCAAACAGACTTCTACAAGTTCTGCC GGGGGCCATGTCTGCAGAATCTGACCACAGCAAACGCCCATACCAAAGACCAGGAAGGCGATCTCAGCAAACCGAGTAAAGATGGTGAGCACGGGAAACCGAGAGCTCCATCGGATGCTCAGTCCAACATCTTTGTTCTGAGGAAGATGGTGGAGGAAGTCTTCACTGTACTCTACA GTGAGGCTGTTGGGAAGAGCAGCCTGGTCCCTGTGCCTTATGAGTGGATCCAGAAGGACCCCAGCTGTGTGGTGGCCCACGGTTTGCCTGAGGGAGTCACCCTGAAGAAGCCCTCTGAGTATGATACCAAGACACTGATGAAGATTCTGGAGCAGAGCCACCGCATCCAGTTCACAGTAAAAAG GCCAGCAGAAGATTTGTCTCGAGAAGCCAAATCCAGCACTGATGTCAATCACAACTCTTCCACCACCGTCATAACACCGAGCAGCCACGGCCCAGGGAAGACTACTGCCCAGGTAGTCACATCATCAAGTCCCGCCACTTCCAGCAACTCTGTCCTGTCTAACTTCCTGTACGGCATGCCCATGTCCTCCAAACCTCACCCGGATGGCAAGTTGGATTTCAAGCCCATGTCGCTCCTCAACCTGGGCAAGGACAGGCTGGCCAACTGGACAGTAGGGACAGACAAGATAAGCACGTCTGTCAAGGACTGTGCAAACAATG ATGAGACGACACGACTACCTGGTGAGCAAGGTCAGAGCCCTCCCGGCATCCACATCTCCAAGAGGCTACTCTTCTCCATCGTGCATGAAAAGTCAG AAAAATGGGATTCTTTCATTCGGGAAACTGAGGAcatcaacacgttgagggaatGTGTTCAGATCTTGTTCAACAGCAGATATG CTGAGGCCCTGGGTCTAGATCACATGGTGCCTGTCCCCTACCGCAAAATAGCCTGTGACCCAGGGGCCGTGGAGATCATTGGCATTCCTGACCAGATCCCCTTCAAGAGACCCTGCACGTATGGAGTTCCCAAGCTCAAACGCATCCTGGACGAGCGCCATGGAATCCGCTTCATTGTCAAACG AATGTTTGATGAAAGGATTTTCACTG CTGCTGGCAAGATTGCAAGGGAGGAGGGCAAGCATGACCTGGGCTCCATGCCTGAAGACAGCTTCCTTGACAATCTGAGCATCCCGCCTACAACAGCAGAGCTGGTCAGCAATCCTCACAGCAGCAG ATCAGCGAGTGCATGTGTGAGTCCCTTGGCTGACTGTGAAGCAG GTCCTTCAGGAGATTGCATTCCTTTGAAAAGGATTAAAACAGAGCCTCCAGATGGGGAAATCATTCAAGTTACAGTGCCAG ACGCTGGTACAAGTGGGGAGGAGGCCAGCGAGTCTGTGGCCGAGCCagtcgcagcagcagcagcagcagcagcgtgtcCAGCCACAGCCTCGCCCTCTGCTCCCTCTGTCCCCCCTGCTCCCTCTGCTCCCCATCACCAAATGGAAAACCACGCAG CTGAAGCTCTGTCACCCAGTGCGGCCTCCCAGAGCATCAGAAGATCCTCTGAAG CAGGGAGTTTGGTGGAGGACATTGGTGAAATGATTCTTCAGCTTCGGAGACAAGTGGAGAGCATCTTCAGCATTAAGTACG CTGAGGCTCTGGGCCTGCCTGAACCAGCCAAGGTGCCCTACTCCAAGTTCCAGATGTACCCAGAGGACCTGTGCGTCACCGGGCTGCCAGAGGGAATCTCCCTCCGAAGGCCCAACTGTTTCGGAGCGGCCAAACTGCGCAAGATCTTAGCTGCTAGCAGTCAGATTCAGTTTGTCATTAAAAG GCCTGAGCTGTTAACTGAGCAAGTAAAACAAGAGTTGCCTTCCATGCCCATCTGTGATTCAG agctgGATGCCAAGGATGCAACACCAGTAACAGATGACACTGCAGCTATATCTAAGAGACCTGGTTTTTCAG AGTGCTTGGAGTCTAAGCTGTCCAGGATCGACCTGGCCAACACGCTGCGAGAGCAGGTCCAAGATCTGTTCAACAGGAAGTATGGGGAGGCATTGGGCATCAAGTACCCCGTCCAAGTGCCTTACAAGAGGATCAAGAACAACCCAGACTCGGTCATCATCGAGGGCCTTCCCCCCGGCATCCCCTTCAGGAAGCCCTGCACTTTCGGCTCCCAGAACCTGGAGAGGATCCTGGCGGTCGCTGACAAAATCAGCTTTACCATCACCAG ACCTTTTCAAGGACTCATTCCAAAACCAG CACCTCGACGCGTCACTTTACTAAAGAAGGCCTACGCCTCAATAAGTG ATGATGACGATATTAACCGCATGGGGGAGAAAGTAGTCCTTCGAGAGCAAGTCAAGGAACTGTTCAACAAGAAATATG GTGAGGCTCTGGGCTTAGACCGTTCCGTCGTGGTCCCATACAAGCTAATCCGAGGCAGTCCAGAGTCTGTAGAAGTTAGTGGCCTTCCAGATGACATCCCCTTCCGAAACCCCAACACCTACGACATCGTGTGCCTGGAGAAAATCCTTCAAGCCGCAGATAAAATAACATTCAACATCAAGAGCCAGCTACA accTTTTGCAGAAATCTGTAGCCAAGCTTGTAACACAG TAGGAACAGACGCATCCACCAATCGACGAAAGCGTAAGAGAGTCCAGGAGAGCAACCGAGTCCCTGCCTCCTCTGACCTGGGGATATCAACCAATCAGATTCCAGTCATG cAGTGGCCCATGTACATGGTGGACTACAGCGGAGTGAATGTGCAGGTTCCCGGGAAAGTCAATTACTGA